In Coregonus clupeaformis isolate EN_2021a chromosome 15, ASM2061545v1, whole genome shotgun sequence, one genomic interval encodes:
- the il11ra gene encoding interleukin-11 receptor subunit alpha, with protein MMIRVESKASALQITDALAGHAHQLQVRARDEINPDSQWSDWSPLLQSWPWSGCTAEPTEQTFSVDYKDKDPSTANTKSDNLEVDGGSLGVVILLALFAVIILALVSSLFALMWVRQWRRDNVTRQELTSMLKMKSCQSGPRLANPLSPYRAPTLHQAIPPPAVCCVQNTLPTTYQETHHTANNTSVVSAWPGRCLPMDRHGGPTD; from the exons GTGGAGTCTAAGGCCAGCGCCCTGCAAATAACCGACGCCCTAGCAGGCCACGCCCACCAGCTGCAGGTGAGAGCCCGGGACGAGATCAACCCAGACAGCCAGTGGAGTGACTGGAGTCCCCTGCTGCAGAGCTGGCCATGGAGTG GTTGCACAGCAGAGCCAACTGAACAAACCTTCTCTGTCGACTACAAAGACAAAGACCCGTCTACAGCCAACACCAAGTCAGACA ATTTGGAGGTTGATGGTGGTAGTCTGGGAGTGGTGATATTACTGGCCCTGTTTGCTGTCATCATCCTAGCCTTGGTGTCCTCTCTATTTGCCCTCATGTG GGTGAGGCAATGGAGGAGGGACAACGTGACAAGACAGGAACTGACCTCAATGTTGAAGATGAAGTCCTGCCAATCTGGC cCTAGGTTGGCCAATCCTCTCAGCCCTTACAGGGCCCCTACTCTCCACCAGGCCATACCTCCACCAGCTGTCTGCTGCGTCCAAAACACACTACCCACAACCTACCAGGAGACTCACCACACTGCCAACAACACATCTGTTGTGAGTGCTTGGCCTGGTCGCTGCCTGCCGATGGACAGACATGGTGgaccgactgactga